One window from the genome of Oceanisphaera sp. IT1-181 encodes:
- a CDS encoding NAD-dependent malic enzyme, whose protein sequence is MPKEHHEKRALYVPFAGPALLETPLLNKGGAFSKDERIAFNLDGLLPHNIETIEEQVARAYQQFTAFQSDLDKHIYLRNIQDTNETLFYRLVREHISVMMPTIYTPTVGQACEEFSNIYRRARGLFISYPDRDRIDDILQNATKRNVKVIVVTDGERILGLGDQGIGGMGIPIGKLSLYTACGGISPAYTLPVVLDAGTNNQQLLNDPMYMGWRNPRVTGEEYEEFVDAFIQAVKRRWPNVLLQFEDFAQKNAMPLLNRYKDELCCFNDDIQGTASVTLGSLIAACLASGSKLSEKKVAFLGSGSAGCGIAEQIVAQMKAEGLSDEKARERVFMVDRFGLITDNMPNLVDFQRPLAQTVESVSDWNTAGDNISLLEVMQNGKPDILIGVSGQPGLFTKEVIQTMHSHCERPIVFPLSNPTSRVEATPEDIINWTDGKALVATGSPFAPVEYKGKLFQIVQCNNSYIFPGIGLGVLACGAKRVTDAMLMSASRALAACSPMATDPDGALLPPLEEIQDVSRQIAKAVAKTAQLQGQALQVSDAALDAAIEANFWSPEYRQYRRVSF, encoded by the coding sequence ATGCCCAAAGAGCATCATGAAAAACGTGCCCTCTATGTACCTTTTGCCGGACCTGCCTTATTAGAAACGCCATTGTTGAACAAAGGTGGCGCTTTTTCTAAGGATGAGCGCATCGCGTTCAACCTTGATGGTCTGTTGCCGCATAATATCGAAACCATTGAAGAGCAAGTGGCCCGTGCTTACCAGCAGTTCACGGCCTTTCAAAGCGACCTCGATAAGCACATTTACCTGCGTAATATTCAAGACACCAACGAAACCTTATTCTACCGTTTGGTACGCGAACACATCAGCGTAATGATGCCCACTATTTACACGCCGACCGTAGGTCAGGCTTGTGAAGAGTTCTCTAATATCTATCGTCGTGCCCGCGGATTATTTATCTCTTATCCTGATCGTGATCGCATTGATGATATTTTACAAAACGCCACTAAGCGTAACGTAAAAGTGATAGTGGTGACCGATGGCGAGCGCATTTTGGGCTTGGGCGACCAAGGCATTGGCGGCATGGGCATTCCGATTGGTAAGTTATCTTTGTACACGGCCTGTGGTGGTATTTCTCCTGCCTACACGCTGCCTGTAGTACTGGACGCCGGTACCAACAACCAGCAGCTGCTGAATGATCCTATGTATATGGGCTGGCGCAATCCGCGCGTAACGGGCGAAGAGTACGAAGAATTTGTCGACGCCTTTATTCAGGCAGTAAAGCGTCGCTGGCCCAATGTGTTGTTGCAGTTCGAAGACTTCGCACAGAAAAACGCCATGCCGCTGCTCAATCGTTATAAAGATGAGCTGTGCTGCTTTAACGATGATATTCAAGGAACGGCTTCTGTTACCTTGGGCTCACTGATTGCTGCGTGTCTGGCCAGTGGTAGCAAGTTGTCTGAGAAAAAAGTGGCCTTCTTAGGCTCAGGCTCAGCAGGTTGTGGTATTGCCGAGCAAATTGTCGCGCAAATGAAAGCCGAAGGCTTAAGCGATGAAAAAGCGCGCGAGCGCGTGTTCATGGTGGACCGTTTTGGTTTGATCACCGACAACATGCCAAACCTGGTGGACTTTCAGCGTCCATTAGCGCAAACCGTAGAAAGTGTCAGCGACTGGAACACTGCCGGCGATAACATTTCCTTATTGGAAGTGATGCAAAACGGCAAGCCGGACATCTTAATTGGTGTATCTGGCCAGCCGGGTCTGTTCACCAAAGAAGTGATCCAGACTATGCACAGTCATTGCGAGCGCCCGATTGTGTTTCCGTTGTCTAACCCGACTTCTCGCGTGGAAGCCACACCTGAAGACATCATCAACTGGACCGATGGCAAAGCCTTGGTGGCCACTGGTAGCCCGTTTGCGCCTGTGGAATACAAGGGTAAGCTGTTCCAAATCGTGCAGTGCAACAACTCTTACATCTTCCCAGGTATTGGTTTAGGTGTGTTGGCCTGTGGTGCTAAGCGCGTGACGGATGCCATGCTGATGTCTGCCAGCCGTGCCTTGGCTGCCTGTTCACCGATGGCAACCGATCCAGACGGTGCTTTATTGCCGCCACTGGAAGAGATCCAAGACGTGAGCCGTCAAATTGCCAAAGCCGTTGCTAAAACTGCCCAGTTGCAAGGTCAGGCACTACAAGTGTCTGATGCAGCACTGGACGCGGCCATTGAAGCGAACTTCTGGAGCCCAGAATATCGCCAATACCGTCGTGTTTCTTTCTAA
- the tig gene encoding trigger factor, giving the protein MQVSLETTQGLERRLTITVPADKVDGEVNSRLRQLAKTRRIDGFRPGKAPLTVIQKMFGASVEADVAGDLMQRNFFEAVISEKLNPAGMPTMEPAPIKTGQDFTFTATFEVYPEVEVTGLDAITIEKPQAEVQDADLDKMVETLQKQHADWVVVERAAANDDRVTMNFVGSVDGAEFEGGAAEDFVLVLGSGRMIPGFEEGLLGKQAGDDFTLEVNFPEEYHAENLKGKPAQFAVVVTKVEAQELPELTEEFVKRFGIADGSLDGLKAEVRKNMDRELSQALKASVKEQVINGLLEQNPVDVPQSLIDNEIETLRKQAMQRFGGLDQKNAPQLPAELFQEQAERRVRVGLLLGEVIKKNEIKADDAKVQEIIAGMSSAYEDPSEVIAYYNENQEMLENVRNLAIEDQAIELVLSQAKVSDKQVSFEELMNKQGA; this is encoded by the coding sequence ATGCAAGTTTCACTCGAAACGACTCAAGGCCTGGAACGCCGCCTGACCATTACCGTGCCAGCCGACAAAGTAGATGGCGAAGTAAACAGCCGCCTGCGTCAATTGGCTAAAACGCGTCGTATTGACGGTTTCCGCCCAGGTAAAGCGCCACTGACTGTGATCCAAAAAATGTTTGGTGCGTCAGTTGAAGCCGATGTAGCCGGCGATTTAATGCAGCGTAACTTTTTTGAAGCCGTGATCAGTGAAAAACTGAACCCAGCGGGCATGCCGACCATGGAGCCTGCGCCAATCAAAACTGGCCAAGACTTTACCTTTACCGCCACCTTCGAAGTATATCCAGAAGTGGAAGTAACAGGCTTAGACGCTATCACCATCGAAAAGCCACAGGCCGAAGTTCAAGATGCGGATCTGGACAAGATGGTTGAAACGCTGCAAAAGCAGCACGCAGATTGGGTTGTGGTAGAACGCGCCGCCGCTAATGATGACCGTGTGACCATGAACTTCGTCGGTTCTGTAGACGGCGCTGAATTTGAAGGTGGCGCTGCTGAAGATTTCGTACTGGTATTGGGCTCTGGCCGCATGATCCCAGGTTTCGAAGAAGGTTTACTGGGCAAGCAAGCCGGTGACGACTTCACTCTGGAAGTGAACTTCCCTGAGGAATACCACGCTGAAAACTTGAAAGGCAAGCCGGCTCAATTCGCCGTTGTCGTCACTAAAGTTGAAGCCCAAGAGCTGCCTGAGCTGACTGAAGAATTCGTGAAGCGTTTTGGCATTGCCGACGGTTCACTGGATGGCTTGAAAGCTGAAGTGCGTAAGAACATGGACCGCGAACTGTCCCAAGCACTGAAAGCCTCTGTTAAAGAGCAAGTGATCAACGGTTTGCTGGAGCAAAACCCAGTAGATGTGCCTCAGTCACTGATCGACAATGAAATTGAAACGCTGCGCAAGCAAGCCATGCAGCGTTTTGGTGGTCTGGATCAAAAAAATGCCCCGCAGTTACCTGCAGAGCTGTTCCAAGAGCAAGCTGAGCGTCGCGTACGTGTAGGTCTGTTGTTGGGCGAAGTGATCAAGAAAAACGAAATCAAAGCTGACGACGCTAAAGTACAAGAAATCATTGCTGGCATGTCTTCTGCTTACGAAGATCCGTCTGAAGTGATTGCTTATTACAACGAAAACCAAGAAATGTTGGAAAACGTGCGTAACTTAGCCATTGAAGATCAAGCCATCGAGCTGGTATTAAGCCAAGCTAAAGTTTCAGACAAGCAAGTAAGCTTTGAGGAACTGATGAATAAGCAAGGCGCTTAA